In Cydia splendana unplaced genomic scaffold, ilCydSple1.2 scaffold_59_ctg1, whole genome shotgun sequence, one DNA window encodes the following:
- the LOC134805768 gene encoding putative nuclease HARBI1, with translation MALHASSSDASDSNSDLDDFAYRRRFKKRINFSFDLTDFSFKEKFRVSKISVEYLINRIGARIEHPTTKNKALTPCQQILCTLHWMGSGSQYHVSGDNHGVSKATIHRSIKRVTTAIVNEMFGSEVRWPENSNAIPHLFREIANIPRIGGVIDGSLIPIDSPQQHEYMYVDRKGKHSINTMVVCGPNLEFFYASARWPGSVHDARVLRNSTLARQWENGWRPFPNAFLLGDSAYALKQWLITPNIPVEIPITEAVMRFLRAFKSTRRLVENALGVLKEKFPCLNHLRVQPLKACSIFLACVTLHNLEKRLGVQYYIPYHYPVDNGDNDRENEDNGNDGNNAIDPEAIEVLRELIQIFS, from the coding sequence ATGGCTCTCCATGCGAGTAGTAGTGACGCTAGTGATAGTAACAGTGATCTTGATGATTTCGCATATAGaagaagatttaaaaaaagaataaattTTTCTTTTGATCTCACGGATTTTTCATTTAAGGAAAAATTCCGTGTTAGTAAAATCAGTGtagaatatttaataaatagaatCGGTGCACGTATTGAACATCCAACGACAAAAAACAAAGCTTTGACGCCTTGCCAACAAATTCTTTGTACACTACATTGGATGGGATCGGGGTCTCAATACCACGTTAGCGGAGATAATCATGGAGTATCAAAGGCTACCATTCATCGGAGTATCAAACGAGTTACGACTGCAATTGTCAACGAAATGTTTGGGAGTGAAGTTCGATGGCCGGAGAATTCCAACGCTATCCCGCATTTATTTAGGGAAATTGCAAATATTCCAAGAATTGGTGGAGTCATTGATGGATCGTTAATACCCATTGATTCACCTCAGCAACATGAGTACATGTATGTTGATCGCAAAGGAAAGCATTCGATTAATACAATGGTCGTTTGTGGGCCAAACTTAGAGTTTTTTTACGCCAGTGCTAGATGGCCGGGCTCCGTTCATGACGCGAGAGTGCTACGTAATTCAACTTTAGCTCGGCAGTGGGAGAATGGTTGGAGGCCGTTCCCAAATGCATTTTTGTTAGGAGACAGTGCATATGCCTTGAAACAATGGCTCATTACTCCAAACATCCCAGTTGAAATACCAATAACAGAAGCAGTTATGCGATTTCTGCGAGCTTTTAAAAGTACAAGAAGATTAGTTGAAAACGCTCTAGgagtattaaaagaaaaattccCCTGTCTTAATCATCTCCGTGTTCAACCTTTGAAAGCATGCAGTATATTTTTAGCATGTGTCACCCTTCACAATTTAGAAAAACGCCTAGGAGTGCAGTATTATATTCCGTATCATTATCCGGTTGATAACGGTGACAATGACAGAGAAAATGAAGATAACGGTAATGACGGTAATAATGCAATTGACCCTGAAGCGATTGAAGTGTTAAGGGAATTAATACAAATCTTTAGTTAA
- the LOC134805778 gene encoding uncharacterized protein LOC134805778, which translates to MGKRKFRDDEEYYARKIKKLEQKMKKVRRERREESSDSESGSSVSSDADQYEEEVVNELGVDHVSEQEVPQTEGPQEENQPSPVLDPQLETSPELDPSILNILGDEPAKEEIFSKAVHKDIANRWSDILINGLKEDVKKEIISGHDIPENLTLLQSPIINPEIKAAVNENALKRDVILSEKQRSMACVMTCIADLMSSNLENHSDATENKESLKLLSDAGRLLCHIHYEETSARRNFLQACLSKDVKDNIKDLKRDKFLFGTDLSEKLKSMKAITKTGAEMRPASTKPKPPPKSRPAEAGPSRALNWRGPPPPAPRRAYARTSSTAGGRRQPAATPRGSARRDPRPRSSKPTASRR; encoded by the exons ATGGGAAAACGTAAGTTTAGGGATGATGAAGAATACTATGCACGGAAAATAAAGAAGTTGGAGCAGAAAATGAAAAAAGTGCGACGGGAACGCCGAGAGGAGTCGTCGGATTCGGAGTCGGGGAGTTCGGTGTCGTCGGATGCAGACCAGTACGAGGAGGAAGTGGTAAACGAGCTTGGCGTGGATCATGTTTCCGAGCAGGAGGTGCCGCAAACCGAAG GACCCCAAGAGGAAAACCAACCATCTCCAGTCCTGGATCCTCAGCTGGAAACATCGCCGGAGTTAGATCCGAGTATTTTGAATATTCTAGGTGACGAACCTGCTAAAGAAGAAATATTTAGCAAGGCTGTGCACAAGGATATTGCTAACCGATGGTCCGATATACTAATCAATGGTTTAAAGGAGGATGTCAAAAAGGAAATTATTTCCGGTCACGACATTCCTGAGAATCTGACGTTACTGCAGAGTCCTATAATAAACCCTGAAATCAAAGCGGCGGTCAACGAAAACGCGCTTAAGAGAGACgttattttatcagaaaagCAGAGAAGTATGGCTTGCGTCATGACATGTATAGCCGACTTAATGTCGTCGAATTTAGAAAATCATTCCGACGCCACAGAAAATAAAGAAAGTTTGAAGCTACTCAGCGATGCAGGCCGCTTGTTATGCCATATACATTACGAAGAGACTTCAGCTAGAAGGAACTTCTTGCAAGCTTGTCTTAGCAAAGACGTCAAAGACAATATAAAGGACCTGAAACGAGATAAATTCCTTTTTGGTACGGATCTTTCAGAGAAACTGAAATCTATGAAGGCGATAACGAAGACTGGCGCGGAGATGAGACCCGCCTCAACGAAACCGAAGCCTCCACCTAAGAGCAGACCGGCTGAAGCGGGACCTTCGAGGGCTTTAAACTGGCGGGGCCCGCCACCGCCGGCACCTCGGCGCGCGTACGCGCGGACGAGCTCGACGGCTGGTGGGCGCAGGCAGCCGGCAGCGACGCCGCGCGGCAGCGCGCGCCGCGACCCTCGCCCGCGGAGCAGCAAGCCGACCGCCAGTCGGCGCTAA